The window GATCATGGCCAGGGGCagcgggcgggggctgggggccggAGCGGCTGGCGGCGTAATCCAGGCGTCGAAGCCGGGCACCTGTTTgacaggcggggtggggggtagggcaGAGGGTGAGAGTTTGGGGGTGGTCTGGTCCTCCCCGGGGTGTCCGGTCGGATCGGCGCTGGCTGGCAGGGTCCTGTCGGGGCTGGCTGGCAGGGTCCGGTTGTGTCCAGTCCGATCGGTGCTGGCTGGCAGGGTCCGGTTGTGTCCGCCCCGATCGGCGCTGGCTGGCAGGGTCCGGTTGTGTCCGCCCCGATCGGCGCCCTCTGGCTTGGCGGGCTCCGTGGGGGCGCTCTTGCTCTGCCCGCTCCTGCCTGGCACTGTCTGGTTCTCCTGCCCCGGACTTGGGCTCCCTGGTTCCGTGCCCACTTGCCCCTTCAGTTCTTCTCGCTTCAGATCCACGTCGGGCTTTTCTCCACCCGCGGCCGTCGCCCCGGCTGGGCCAGACGACCCGGCGGCCTCCACAGCGGGAAGGGCAGATGGAGACACCGAGCCAACCGGCTGCTCCGTTGCCAGCgtcggggtggtggggggcatcTGCTGTGCCATGATGGGTGGACGCACGGCAAATTTGGCAGAGGGGCCGGTGCCGTTGCTGGCTAATTCGGCAGAGGGGCCGGGGCTGTGGCTGGCGAACGCGGCCGAAGGCGAGGCAGTTTCCGGGCCGGTACCGACGTGCTGGCTTTTCTCACGGGTGGCCGAGCGGTCGTTCCCCGTCCATGCGGGTGACGACTCTGCACAGGCTGCAGCGACCAGGAGAAGCAGGAGCGTAGCCGGGATTTTCGGCTGGGGCCAGGCCCCCGATTCCGCCATGGTGTCCCGTGCCGGGGCTCAAGGGACGGGTCCGGAGCAGAGAGGGGCCCGAAGACGCGCCAGACGGACACACACCAGCCTGGGAGTGGAAGAGAAAGTGGGTGAGTTTAagggcctctcccagcagggagcgCTGCGGAGCGTCCCTCCAATTTCTTGGGTCCGTATTtatcccaggctgcacctggagccaGATTTAGAATGAAGCATAAAAGGCGGAACTGAAACCCCCCAGATGCAGAGAGCaccaccggcagggctggggggcagggctgggctggcagggggctgcgggtcgggagtgaggggcaccggcagggctggggggcagggcggggccggcagggggctgcgggtcgggagtgaggggcaccggcagggctggggggcagggcggggccggcagggggctgcgggtcgggagtgaggggcaccggcagagctggggggcagggcggggccggcagggggctgcgggtcgggagtgaggggcaccggcagagctggggggcagggcggggccggcagggggctgcgggtcgggagtgaggggcaccggcagagctggggggcagggcggggccggcagggggctgcgggtcgggagtgaggggcaccggcagagctggggggcagggcggggccggcagggggctgcgggtcgggagtgaggggcaccggcagagctggggggcagggcggggctggcagggggctgcgggtcgggagtgaggggcaccggcagagctgtgccgggtgcgtgtgtgtgtggggggagccaagtgaatttcaccctatggcCCAACCAGCCCCAAAATGCCCCCCCCAGAATTTTCCACCCTGCCTCCAGCTCACCCAACGGCTGGGCTGCACCTGCTGAAATATCAGTGCCCGACCCGCACCACAGAAACCTCGGAAAGAGCCCGACAGTTTCCAGAACAGGCGGCCCCACCCAGCTGGCACCaagccctgggctcctgccccagccccgccggtgcccctcactcccgacccgcagccccccgccagccccgccggtgcccctcactcccgacccgcagccccccgccagccccgccggtgcccctcactcccgacccgcagccccccgccagccccgccggtgcccctcactcccgacccgcagccccctgccagccccgccggtgcccctcactcccgacccgcagccccccgccagccccgccggtgcccctcactcccgacccgcagccccccgccagccccgccggtgcccctcactcccgacccgcagccccccgccagccccgccggtgcccctcactcccgacctgcagtcccctgccagcccagccctactccccagccctgccggtgccccccactcctgacccgcagcccatTGCTATGTAGCCAACTACCAGTCTCCTGCTTAACCCCCCACTCTaattcctcccccccacattcccacacAGCAAGCTCGTTCTCTAGCTGATCCCACCGCACACACCAATTGCCCCCGTCATACCTCGTGGCTGGAAAGCTGGGGCCAGCTCGTGgctgcaggtggggctggggtgtgtgggggggtctgagCCCAGGACCAGCACGTGGAAGCTCCTGTGCTGCAGGACGGTGCGGGAACGAGTGAACGAGAAAGAGtgaagaggaggagaggaaatggTGAAAGACCTGGAAGGAAGTGGGgccctggggcagcggggggagaaATGACGAGCTGCTCAGTTCCCTGTTTGGGGGGGTGGCAGAAAAGGGACCTGCGGGGATTTGGGCCCAGAAATTCAGAGGAGTcggctgggagcggggtggggtctTTGGGAGAGGAAATAGGGGGGCTGGGAAATGGGCAACGGGAcgtggggcctgtcccctctagggggcgccggctcccatccggcccccggtcaggggactggctggctcgggggggggcagggaatggggcagggggcctgtcccctctagggggcgccggctcccatccggccccgggtcaggggactggctggctcgggggggggggcagggaatggggcagggggcctgtcccctctagggggcgccggctcccatccggccccgggtcaggggctggctggctcgggggcggggggcagggaatggggcagggggcctgtcccctctagggggcgccggctcccatccggccccgggtcagggggctggctggctcggggggggcagggaatggggcagggggcctGTCCCCCCAGGGACAGGGCTTGTGTCTCGGCACAGATCTCAGACCCAGCCGTCCAGTCAACACTCTTTATTGCGCGAGTCGGTGCCGGGCCGTTCAAGCCACACGCCGGCCACCGAACGCCGGGCCTGGCCGAGCCCCCCAGGCCGTGCTCTGGGCAGCCGCGGCAAAGCAGGCGGGGGGTGAATGGGGGACACAccgagccccccgcccgcccccaggGGTTGTTAACGGAGCCAGGAGCTTCGGCCACTTCTGCACTTGTCCGTAGCCCCGTGAACTGGCCGCTGGCCGAAACTCCCCGTGTCTCACAGGGCGGCTCCTCTGCGCCCCATGGCGGGTGGGGGGAGGTCGGGGGGGTGCAGGCCCGGCTGAGCCCCCTGGCAGGAGAGAAGTAACAGTGAATGGGGCAAACAGAGCCCCGTGCCAGGGGACAATGGGGGGGTCCTCAGCGGGCTTGTGGGGCGCCCCAGAGTTTTCAAGGTGTCCCCCCAAAATCTCAGCTCAGCCCCAACATCCATGGGGTGAATGCTGCTTCTGggggccacggggggggggggtttgcctCCTGATGCCCCCCCCGCGCCTGTGCTCACGGCCCCCTCCCCAGGCCGCCCCCTCCTCGCCGGAAGAAGTCGGAGATGTCCTGCAGGGTGACGTGGGGCTGGGCCCCCCAGGCTGGCGCCTCGGCGTCCCACAAGGCCGCGGTGCTGCCGGTCGGCCCCCGGTACCAGTCCTCGGCGCCGGGCGTGGGCCGCGGGATCCACAGCTCGCCCGCCTCCGCCTGGGGGGCTCCGTCCGGCTGGGGCGGGGCCGCCGGCTCGATCCACAGCGCCCCCCCCCGGCGCCACACGCTGGGCACCCCCCGGGCCCGGGCGGCCCGGAAGAGCCGCTCGCCCAGCAGGGCCGAGAGCACGGCGAAGAGGCCGGCCACCCCGGCCAGCGCCAACATGGCCGCCAGGCAGGGGAcgcagggcggggcggggggcggcgaaGGGGGCGGGAGCGCGGGGACGGGGGGCAGAGACGGGGGCATCGTCGGCGATccgctgcagagagagagagagagagagagagatggggagataAATGGGGGGGTTCATGGGGGGGAGGTCCCAGCTCTGACCCAGgactggctgtggggtggggggggacccagggcctgtcccctcttcgggggggggggcgccggctctgatctggccccagggcaggggactcgGGGGTGCGGGGGATGGGAcgcggggcctgtcccctctggggggGGGAtgctggctctgatctggccccagggcaggggactcgGGGGTGCGGGGGATGGGACGCGGGGGggctggctctgatctggccccagggcaggggactcgggggtgtgggggatgggacgtggggcctgtcccctctggggggggggggctggctctgatctggccccagggcaggggactcgGGGGTGCGGGGGATGGGACGCGGGGCCTGTCCCCTCGGGGGGGGgcggctctgatctggccccagggcaggggactcgGGGGTGCgggggatgggacatggggcctgtcccctctgggggggggggcgccggctctgatctggccccagggcaggggactcgGGGGTGCGGGGGATGGGAcgtggggcctgtcccctctggggggggggg of the Eretmochelys imbricata isolate rEreImb1 chromosome 6, rEreImb1.hap1, whole genome shotgun sequence genome contains:
- the SPN gene encoding leukosialin, with the translated sequence MAESGAWPQPKIPATLLLLLVAAACAESSPAWTGNDRSATREKSQHVGTGPETASPSAAFASHSPGPSAELASNGTGPSAKFAVRPPIMAQQMPPTTPTLATEQPVGSVSPSALPAVEAAGSSGPAGATAAGGEKPDVDLKREELKGQVGTEPGSPSPGQENQTVPGRSGQSKSAPTEPAKPEGADRGGHNRTLPASADRGGHNRTLPASTDRTGHNRTLPASPDRTLPASADPTGHPGEDQTTPKLSPSALPPTPPVKQVPGFDAWITPPAAPAPSPRPLPLAMIVPPAIVAALLLALLPLLLHFRRRRRSGSTSFSAGRAGPSAWAGPVSLPEERGEGQAGDGGQQAGPGEARRPTLTTFFGKRHSRVSSVAMEDVAGAKGEGPLSEPLLATGEQGSEPGPQGAGEANGTVPLTPGPPSPPPDPPANGEFPLPPPMEQEAVPPV
- the C6H16orf54 gene encoding transmembrane protein C16orf54 homolog — its product is MPPSLPPVPALPPPSPPPAPPCVPCLAAMLALAGVAGLFAVLSALLGERLFRAARARGVPSVWRRGGALWIEPAAPPQPDGAPQAEAGELWIPRPTPGAEDWYRGPTGSTAALWDAEAPAWGAQPHVTLQDISDFFRRGGGGLGRGP